In the genome of Flavobacterium panacagri, one region contains:
- a CDS encoding outer membrane beta-barrel protein, which translates to MKKNLFLLGLLVCSMTMMAQTEKADKPESWYFKLGGSYFIQTAATEFPIVNGQLPNTDVYGSNGTTLISRRTNHGSFGEGFRSGLTAGYRFTTRLGVEMGINYYSSADKLMVETTNRLVATTPANIFVTGDAVGKIRAWDLSPSLVLFLGEAKGFEPYTKVGVIVPIHGDLTIETNREYYAATPNGPSTVAKTYSEDVVKPNPTIGFMAAVGTSYKIGKKIALFAEIEYRNFTVHGKTKETTVFTENGVDKLHTPTTFRQDASYSAIHTNYVSQLTTSSNSKVTNAAGFDDTRATDDISSFVGISGIGLTFGLKYSL; encoded by the coding sequence ATGAAAAAGAACCTATTTTTATTAGGATTATTAGTTTGCTCAATGACTATGATGGCGCAAACAGAAAAAGCAGACAAACCAGAGAGCTGGTACTTTAAATTGGGTGGATCTTATTTCATTCAAACAGCAGCAACAGAATTTCCAATTGTAAATGGTCAATTACCTAATACAGATGTTTACGGTTCTAATGGAACTACATTAATTTCTAGAAGAACAAATCACGGTTCATTTGGAGAAGGTTTCCGTTCAGGATTAACTGCAGGTTACCGTTTTACAACTCGATTAGGAGTTGAGATGGGAATTAACTATTATTCTAGTGCTGATAAATTAATGGTTGAAACTACAAATCGTTTAGTTGCTACTACTCCAGCAAATATTTTCGTAACTGGTGATGCTGTAGGGAAAATAAGAGCTTGGGATTTATCTCCTTCATTAGTATTATTTTTAGGAGAGGCTAAAGGGTTTGAGCCGTATACAAAAGTAGGAGTTATTGTTCCTATTCATGGTGATTTAACTATTGAGACAAATCGCGAGTATTATGCCGCAACACCAAATGGGCCATCAACAGTAGCAAAAACATATTCAGAAGATGTTGTAAAACCTAATCCAACAATTGGTTTTATGGCGGCAGTAGGAACTTCTTATAAAATAGGTAAAAAAATAGCTTTATTTGCTGAGATTGAATACAGAAATTTTACTGTTCATGGTAAAACTAAAGAAACAACTGTATTTACTGAAAATGGAGTTGACAAATTACATACACCTACTACTTTTAGACAAGATGCTTCTTATTCTGCAATCCACACTAATTATGTAAGTCAATTGACTACAAGTTCTAATAGCAAAGTAACTAATGCTGCAGGCTTTGATGATACAAGAGCTACAGATGATATTAGTTCGTTTGTTGGAATTTCAGGTATTGGTTTAACATTTGGTTTAAAATACAGTCTGTAA